Below is a window of Myroides profundi DNA.
TACTCTCCTCTTTCTAAAAATAATCGTCCTCCTTGATAAGTAGCGTAATAATGATCAGGGAAGTGATCATAAGCTAATTTATAAAAAGACACCGCTGTACCATAGTCCTCTAATTCACGATATAGATAAGCTATCATATAATAAGTCTCTCCGAACTCTTTATCTTGTAGACTATAATCGTCTTTTAATAACGATATTTCGATTAACTTATCATGTAGTACCTCAATTGCTTTCTCTTTAAGCTCTAATTTAGTCTCATAGATCCAAGACAACCAATCAAAAGCACTAAACACAGACTTCTTATCAGTAGGCAGTTTATCTATAATCTCTTGCGCTGTAGACATCATCACAGAGACATCGTCATAGTATGGCCCATTATAGATGCGTATCTTCCAGAATAACGCATCCTTATCTAAAGCATCCTCTCTTAGAATCTCCTCTATGATCGATAATATCTGTTCTGACAGTTCTTGATTTTTATGGTATAATTCTATTTTCTGATCTTCATTGGCATTAGACAAATCATCTCCCATCACCAACTGATCATATAATTCTTTTATTTCGTCTAATCGTTTATCTTTTTGCTCCATAAAGCACATCTTTCCTTTTTTGTATAAATAAACGATAAAGATAATACATTAACTAATTCCCTAAAAAGACACCTAAACATTTTACCCTAAACCCTAAACAAAAAAAGACGAACTATCGTTCGTCTTTTTTATAATATTTATAAGTTCTTTTTTCATTTAATACCTTCTCCTCTTCTATAAATTCTTCTGGAATCACTTTCAAGAAAGAAGGATGTTGCTCTATCGCCATCTCTACCTTTTCTACGATTTGCTCTATAGTATCATTCTCGTAGTCGATGTCTAAAGGCTCCTTAATCACCATAGACTGTAGAATACCTTTTTTCTTTAGATGTAATCCCTTTTTATCAAAAGATCTTCTAAATCCATCGATAACAATAGGCACTACGATAGGCTTATAATTCTTAATGATATGAGCCGTTCCTTTTCTAATAGGTTTAAAAGACTTAGTCGTTCCCTGAGGGAAAGTGATTACCCATCCATCATCTAGAGCTACTTTAATATTCTCTACCTGATCTTGATTTACTTCTCTCTTTTCTTCTAACTCTTTTCCTTGACTTCTCCAAGTTCTATCTACCGTCACAGCTCCTACATAAGCTAATATACGCGGTAGCCATCCAGCCTTCATTGTTTCAGACGCAGCTACATAATACAGATTTAACTTTGGTTTCCAGATATAGAATATATTCTTAATAGAATCCTCACGTCCTTTAAGACTTGCATTAAATACATGGTACATCGCTACCACATCCGCAAAGTAAGTTTGGTGATTAGAAATAAACAGTACATGCCTATCTGGCAATTGTCTAAGTACTTCAGACCCCTCTATTTGTAAACTATTAAAGCCACGGAAACGCTGATGCGTTGCAAATCCAAAAACTCTAATTATCCACTTCTTTAAAAATAAAATATGACCAAATGGATTTCTTTTAAACAATCCCATAATTCACACACATTGGTTCGAACTGCAAAATTACAACTTTTACTCCTCTACTTTGTTAATTAAATGAAATAAGTCATACTTCTAAATACTAAATAGTATTAAATAAACACTAATATACTGAAAAACAGAATAGATAAAGAATCAATATTTTTCTATAACCTACTTATATATCTGCTTAATTGTCTCCTTTAACTCACTTAACATCATTGCCGTAGCTCCCCAAATTGTAAAATCATTATATACATACGCAGGCACATCTATAAACTTAGCATAACTAGTCTGCAGCCCTACTTCTTTGACAATGCTGTCGTCTAACAGGGTCTTAAGTGGCATCTCTATCACACTAGCCACCTCATCTACACTTAATGTCATTTTAGGAGCATGGTCTATTACACCTAAATAAGGTTGTACGATAAAATTACTAGGAGGAATATACACCCTCGTAAATGCTTTTAGCACTTGTATTTTACTAGGAGACACTCCTATTTCTTCATCCGTTTCTCTTAGCGCGGTCCTCTCTAATGACAAGTCTTCTTCCTCATACTTCCCTCCTGGGAATCCTATTTGTCCTGAATGTACCCCACCACAACTAGCTCTTTCGATTAATAAGATAGATGTATCCTCTCCTTTAGGGTATAAAAGCATCATCACAGCAGAGTATCTCGGATCCTTCTTAATAAAATCATCTACAGCTAAGTAAGGGCGCCTTTCTTCAGGCACCATAATTTGCTGTGCTTCTACTCCGAGTAGATTAACACTTTTAATTTCAGGTATTCTATGTAAAAGAGAATCAAAAGTCATATTTTTGTACACGTATAAATTACAACTACTAAAATTACAATTTTATTATCTATGTTTAGCAAAGAAGAAGCACAACGAATAAAAAAAGAATTCTGGATAACTTTTGCAGATGAATATCCTCGCAAATGGTTATTACACAATACTAAGATTAAAGATTTCTCTTTTAAATTCTACGCTGATAACAAAAAAGCACAAGTTTTATTAGACATAGAACACAAAGACGAAGAAAAAAGAAAAATCTATTTCGAAAAGATTGAATCTCTAAAAACAATCTTACTTGAAGAATATCTTCCTGACGCTATTTTTGAAAGAAACTTCTATCTAGAAAACGGTAAGTTGATCAGCCGTATTTGGATAGAACAACCTAATGTTTGTATCAATAACAGAAAGACTTGGAATGAGATCTATGATTTCTTTAATGATAAAATGAATCTTTTTGAATTATTTTTCTACGAACACGAAGATTATATAAGAGATTTAGAAATAAACACGTAATTTTAGCGTTATATATCTAAGTTTCTAAACAAGAATGCGTTATCTAAGCTTTTTTATTATCTTATTTATACTATGCTTTACAGCTAGTAATGCACAAGAAAAACAACCTTATCAGAAAGATTCTCTGTCTTATGTTAAGGTGCATTACTCTGAACATGAAGCACCTACTCTAGTAGAAAGAGACACTACTCGAATCTTCAAAAACTTAGAACAAAAAAGTAAGAAGACAAAAGTAGGACGTTTTTTCAACAAACTCGTTTATAAGAATAATAAGAAACTTATAGCAAATGCTCCCGAAATAAAAACAAACCAACATCTAGAATTAGGTGAAGGAAAAGTTATACGCAATATCTATATCAAGACATTAGATCCTTTCGGATTCTCTGACACGGATTCTTTAAAGAAACCAAAAAACAAAGTAGAAGAAATAGGAAATAAACTCCATTTTAAAAGTAAGAACTTCACCATAAAGAACTTCTTGATTTTTAAAGAAGGAGATCGTTTTGATTCCTTAAAGATAAAAGAGAGTGAGCGTCTTTTGCGTACTCAGAGCTTCGTTAGAAAAGTAACGATGTATCCTATCCCTACCTCACACCCAGATTCTGTAGATGTGCTTATAAGAGAGTTAGACTCTTGGAGTATATATCCAACAGGTTCTATCTCTACCTCCTCTTATAGGATCAAACTACGAGACAGAAACTTTGCAGGTTTAGGACATGACGTGATTCTACAATATACTAATAGATATAAAGAGAGAAAGCAAGGGGTGTACTTTGATTATACTGTAAACAATATTCAGAATACCTTCATAAGAGCTAATCTGTTATATAATAAACAAGTTTGGGGAGACTATGTAAAAGGCATTGTAGTAGACAGACCTTTCTACTCTCCTTATACTAAGTGGGCAGGAGGAGTAACGCTCTCTCAAAACTTTAGAAGAGATTCTCTACCTGATATTAATAACAATTATAGTTACGAATCTCGCAAATACAATACAGTAGACACTTGGGGAGGATATTCTATCCCCTTGTTTAAAAGCTATAAGGACAAACCTGTTATTACAAACCTTAGAACCTCTCTGCGATATATAAAACAAAACTATATAGAAAGCCCACAAGAACAATATGATCCATACGGATTCTATAGAGATCAGAGTACCTATTTAGCCTCTGTCAGTTTAAGTTCTATTAACTATGTACAAGATCAGTACATTTTTAATTACAATATTATTGAGGACGTTCAAGTTGGTAAAGTATTCGCATTGACAGGTGGTATGAGAGATCAGTACGGCAAGCGAAGAGCCTACTATGGAGCTAAACTAGCTATGGGGGGATATACTAGATTTGGTTATTTCTCTGGCAATATTGAGTGGGGAAGTTACTTCTATGGCAGTAATTCAGAACAAGGGGCTTTACGATTAGAAGGAACCTATTTTACCAAGCTATTTATGATGGGAAACTGGCGTTTTAGACACTTCTTTACTCCTCAGTTTATCTATGGATATAATCGTTATGATCACATCGGAGATGAACTTAGATTGGATAATGTAATCCAGGGAATACGTGCCCAGAAAGTAACAGGATCAAAACGTCTAGCCTTCGCTTACCAGTGGCAATCTTACGCTCCTTATGAGTGGAAAGGATTCCGCTTTAACCCTTATTTCAGTTTTGAAGGCGCCTTTATTACGAATAAAAGTGAAAACTTATTTGATTCTAAATTCTATTCTAGATTCAGCATCGGACTTGTTGCTTATAATGATTATCTAGTTTTTAGTAAAGTAGCACTCTCTCTAGTTTTCTACCCTACTATGCCTGATTCAGGGTCTAGCGTCATCAGAGCTAACTCTAGACAGTACAATATGAATCTACCAGACTTTAACTACGATAGACCACGTACGGTATCGTATTATTAATAAAAATCCCCAAAGCAGTTAGACTACTTTGGGGATTATTTTTATCTATTCTTTAGATATTGTTGAAATCTATAAATCTCTGTTTCTGCTGCTACATTATGCATGATTTCCTCATCTACAGGAGTTAATTCTACATGTCGTCTAGCCATCACTATTTTCATCGTTTCTAAAGCTTTCTCTACTTTATACGTTTCAGAAGACTCTCCTCCTCCCCAAGTAAAACTTGGTAAAAATGTCTTAGGAAATCCTCCTCCGAAGATACTACATCCCACACCCACTACAGTTCCTGTATTGAACATGGTATTAATACCACTCTTACTGTGATCTCCCATCATTAAACCACAGAACTGTAAACCTGTATTTTCATACGATTGGGTTTCATAGCTCCATAATTTCACAGGACTATAGTTATTCTTTAGATTAGAGTTATTTGTATCTGCACCTAGATTACACCACTCTCCTAATACAGAATTACCTAAAAATCCGTCATGCCCTTTATTAGAATATCCAAACATCACAGAGTTACTTACTTCTCCACCTACTCTACAGTGAGGACCTACAGTAGTAGCTCCATAAATCTTAGTTGCTAATTTCACCTGTGCTTCTTCACATAACGCAAAAGGCCCTCTAATAACCGAACCTTCCATGATCTCAGCATTCTTACCGATATAAATAGGTCCTGTAGAAGCGTTTAAAGTCACAAATTCTAACTTAGCTCCTTCTTCTATAAATACATTCTCTGGAGCGATTACATTTACACTCTCCGGAATGTCTTCTGATATTCTATCCTCTGTAATTAAAGCAAAATCTGCACGAATAGCAGCGTCGTTCTTCTCGAATATATCCCATTTATGCTCTATCTTCATCAATTCACTCTCACATACCAATAACTCATAGTCATCGAAGTTCACTTCTTCTTGAGAGTCTTGTGTATAGAACGCCACTATATCTTCATTATAGATAACAGCCTGCATAGGTTGTAATTCCTTGATTAAATCAGCTACCTCTTGATTAGGTAGATAAGCCGCATTAATCATCACATTATTCTCCACCTCTATCATTGGATACTTAGTAGATAAATATTCCTCTGTCAGAGTTGTAGTTGTATAACGCAAGTAATTCTCCCATTTTTCGCGGATAGTCAATATCCCTACACGAATATCTGCTACTGGTCTAGTAAACGTAAACGGCAATAAGGCTGTTCTTACGTCTCCATCAAATAAGATATAGTTCATAGTATATAATTCAAGATTTTAAAGGTTTAAAGTTAACGAATCTACAGTAAAAAACAGTGATAACTATCAATTAAATAATACTCTATTCAACCATAACGAATCTCCTCCTCAACCTATCTACTTCAAAATAAATCCTTTATCTTTAAAATAAAAAATTATATGGAGAATAACCTAGTCCAATATCTAAAAGACTACACACTCAATGGAGATGGTACAGGATATCACGACTCTTATAATAAAGAAGAAGAATGGATCACAGAAGAAACTGATGAATGGATAATGGAGTATACTGTCCATGTAGATCTAGCTATAAGAGCGTTAACTGAAGAAACTCCCGTATTAATTAAAGCAATACTAGACAATAAAAATCACTATGATCAACTATGGAAACAGTTCATCGCATCGCTTCTTTTAGAAGAAATAAGACAAGAATGGGGTAATGAAGAATTAACTCTTGAACGAGTTATTAATGAATTAGGCGCAGTAGATATTGCCCTTGGTTATTATGATACTCCTTATGATATTCACATTATATTTGTGCCTAAGACTATTTATTAATACTGAACATTGCATCACCCTATTATGTGATAAACATGGAAATCCTTTAAAAACATATATCGGATTCTAATATATTCTCTACTTCACTAAAGCACATAAAAAAAGCCTCTCAAGTGATTGAGAGGCTTTTGTATATGATAAGCTAAAATTATTTACCAAATTTAGCATATTTGTTTTTGAATTTGTCAATACGTCCTGCAGTATCGATAAGTTTAGATTTACCTGTGTAGAATGGGTGAGATGTACGAGAGATCTCCATTTTGTACACTGGGTATTCTACTCCGTCAACTTCGATTGTTTCTTTAGTCTCTACTGTTGATTTTGTGATGAATACGTCATCATTTGACATATCTTTAAATGCTACTAATCTGTAATTTTCTGGGTGAATACCTTTTCTCATGATAAATTCTATTTTAAATTGTGAGCTACCTTCCATTTCGAAGCTTTCTATTTTCAAGAAAGGTGTAAACTTCTGATAACTTTTTAGTTATACTTATGTATTTTATTTCAGATTGCAAATGTACAATATAATTTGAAAAATCAAATAACTATTTTACTTTATTTACTGATTTTATCAATCACTTATAATATCCTATTCGTTATCAACTAATAAGCTTAGACACTATCTCCCAATCCTTATCCTCTTCTACCTCTATATGTATATCTATAGTATCTTCTATAGTATCACAATATGCTCCTATAGCCTCTCCATCTATATCATCACTCGCTAAATAACAAAAGATATCTCTTACACCTCTACGCGTCATTTTACCTACATAATGTATATCTGACTGAGTTCTTCTTAAGATATCTATGATATTATTCTCTATCTCTTCTAATCGTTCGTTTTCTTCCCATGTAGGGTACTCACGCTCTGTCTCTACAAGTGATAATTCTATAACAAATGCATAAGGATACTTATCCTTATCACTAAAGTTAGCATAAGACATATTAATCACTCCAGTAGCTTTAAAGCCGCCTACCTCTAAAACACGAATACTCATACTTTGATCGCTCATAACTCTTTTTATTTTGAAACTAAATATACAAAATTTTTCGCATTTTAACATTTTTATATTTTAGCTAAGCTTTAACAATCCTATCTTTGAAAACACTAACCCTATTTAAGACTAAAACATTATGTTTAAAAAATTAATCACACTCGTATTCTTATTGATTACAGTGCTGGCAGTCGCACACCCTGATCAGAAAAAAGTAGAACAGGCCCTGTACAACTTAAAGAATGTAAGATTCAAACAACTAGAGTCTAAAGATGACTCATATCTATTGTATGAACTTAAGGTAAGACAACAAGTAGATCACACAGATCCTTCTAAAGGCTATTTTTACCAAAAGGTACACTTCTATCACAAGGATTTTGATCACCCTATGATTATGGAGACTAACGGTTATGACCTATACGTTAGAGCTAGCGAAATGGTAAACTATCTACAGAGTAACTACTTAAATATAGAACACAGATTCTTCGGAGAGTCTATCCCTGAAGGCAAACCATGGCAGTATCTAACAATGGAACAAGTAACAGCTGACTTACATGAGATTAACCAACTGTTTAAAGAAATCTATACAAACAATAAATGGATCAGTACAGGAATTAGCAAAGGTGGACAGACTAGCATCTACTATAAATACTTCTATCCTAATGATGTAGACGTAGCGATTCCGTATGTAGCTCCTTTTAACCAAGCGTTAGAAGAGCCTCGTATATATCCATTTTTAGCAAATGTAGGAGACAAATCATGTAGAGACAAAATCTACAATATCCAGGTAAAACTATTTGAAAATAAAACACAGATTCTAAAAAAGCTTAAATGGTACGCTAAAGGAGCTAGGTTGACTTTTAACTATTTAGGTTCTTTAGAAAAAGCTTTTGAATACGCAGTATTAGAATACAGCTTCGGATTCTGGCAAAGTGGTCACTCATGTGCTACATTCCCTAATACAAAAAACATTGATGAACTAACAGAACACTTCCTTAGCGTAAGTAATATAGACTTCTTTAGTGATCAAACGATCAAGCGATATGAATCACACTATTATCAGTCAGGAACACAGCTAGGATACTATGGATATGACATCACTCCATTCAAGAAATACGTGAGCTTTACGTCTAACCCGTTAGCTACCTTTATGCCTGAAGGAACTACATATAACAGCTTTAACGATGCACTAATCCAAAAAGTAAAAACATGGTTAGAGAATGATGCGAATAATATTATCTATGTATATGGTGAAACAGATACATGGAGCGCTTCTATGGTAGTACCTAGTGCTAAGGTCAACTCTAAATCTTACGTACTTCCTAAAAAAGATCATGGACAAGCGCGTGTGAAGAATATGACCCCCGAGATGAGAACGCAGTTCTTCTCTACGTTAGAAAAAATGACAGGATTAAAACCCATAAAATAATTTGAAGAAATAAAGCCAAAAGCGCCTTTCTCTAATGAATAGAGAAAGGCGCTTTTAATTTTAAAACTCTAATACTTCTGAATAGGTATTTTCATTACAATTCCTTAGTTTATATAAGTCTCCAATTTTAATAGATGATTTTTCAACTACCGGATTCTCGCTATCAAATTCATTCAATCCAGTTGTTA
It encodes the following:
- a CDS encoding DUF695 domain-containing protein gives rise to the protein MSDQSMSIRVLEVGGFKATGVINMSYANFSDKDKYPYAFVIELSLVETEREYPTWEENERLEEIENNIIDILRRTQSDIHYVGKMTRRGVRDIFCYLASDDIDGEAIGAYCDTIEDTIDIHIEVEEDKDWEIVSKLIS
- a CDS encoding DUF4268 domain-containing protein, translated to MFSKEEAQRIKKEFWITFADEYPRKWLLHNTKIKDFSFKFYADNKKAQVLLDIEHKDEEKRKIYFEKIESLKTILLEEYLPDAIFERNFYLENGKLISRIWIEQPNVCINNRKTWNEIYDFFNDKMNLFELFFYEHEDYIRDLEINT
- a CDS encoding GlmU family protein; the encoded protein is MNYILFDGDVRTALLPFTFTRPVADIRVGILTIREKWENYLRYTTTTLTEEYLSTKYPMIEVENNVMINAAYLPNQEVADLIKELQPMQAVIYNEDIVAFYTQDSQEEVNFDDYELLVCESELMKIEHKWDIFEKNDAAIRADFALITEDRISEDIPESVNVIAPENVFIEEGAKLEFVTLNASTGPIYIGKNAEIMEGSVIRGPFALCEEAQVKLATKIYGATTVGPHCRVGGEVSNSVMFGYSNKGHDGFLGNSVLGEWCNLGADTNNSNLKNNYSPVKLWSYETQSYENTGLQFCGLMMGDHSKSGINTMFNTGTVVGVGCSIFGGGFPKTFLPSFTWGGGESSETYKVEKALETMKIVMARRHVELTPVDEEIMHNVAAETEIYRFQQYLKNR
- a CDS encoding lysophospholipid acyltransferase family protein; translated protein: MGLFKRNPFGHILFLKKWIIRVFGFATHQRFRGFNSLQIEGSEVLRQLPDRHVLFISNHQTYFADVVAMYHVFNASLKGREDSIKNIFYIWKPKLNLYYVAASETMKAGWLPRILAYVGAVTVDRTWRSQGKELEEKREVNQDQVENIKVALDDGWVITFPQGTTKSFKPIRKGTAHIIKNYKPIVVPIVIDGFRRSFDKKGLHLKKKGILQSMVIKEPLDIDYENDTIEQIVEKVEMAIEQHPSFLKVIPEEFIEEEKVLNEKRTYKYYKKDER
- a CDS encoding type B 50S ribosomal protein L31, with translation MRKGIHPENYRLVAFKDMSNDDVFITKSTVETKETIEVDGVEYPVYKMEISRTSHPFYTGKSKLIDTAGRIDKFKNKYAKFGK
- a CDS encoding S28 family serine protease, producing the protein MFKKLITLVFLLITVLAVAHPDQKKVEQALYNLKNVRFKQLESKDDSYLLYELKVRQQVDHTDPSKGYFYQKVHFYHKDFDHPMIMETNGYDLYVRASEMVNYLQSNYLNIEHRFFGESIPEGKPWQYLTMEQVTADLHEINQLFKEIYTNNKWISTGISKGGQTSIYYKYFYPNDVDVAIPYVAPFNQALEEPRIYPFLANVGDKSCRDKIYNIQVKLFENKTQILKKLKWYAKGARLTFNYLGSLEKAFEYAVLEYSFGFWQSGHSCATFPNTKNIDELTEHFLSVSNIDFFSDQTIKRYESHYYQSGTQLGYYGYDITPFKKYVSFTSNPLATFMPEGTTYNSFNDALIQKVKTWLENDANNIIYVYGETDTWSASMVVPSAKVNSKSYVLPKKDHGQARVKNMTPEMRTQFFSTLEKMTGLKPIK
- a CDS encoding NUDIX hydrolase, coding for MTFDSLLHRIPEIKSVNLLGVEAQQIMVPEERRPYLAVDDFIKKDPRYSAVMMLLYPKGEDTSILLIERASCGGVHSGQIGFPGGKYEEEDLSLERTALRETDEEIGVSPSKIQVLKAFTRVYIPPSNFIVQPYLGVIDHAPKMTLSVDEVASVIEMPLKTLLDDSIVKEVGLQTSYAKFIDVPAYVYNDFTIWGATAMMLSELKETIKQIYK